The window CAGTAACATCAGAGGTAACACGTATATTTCATGGCAGTAtcatgtactacctccgtcctaaaataagtgcagccgtgaatatccgtgtccaacgtttgactgtccgtcttatttgaaaattttgtgaaaaatttgaaaatatttagtcacacataaagtactattcatgttttatcatctaagagcaataaaaatactaaccataaaaaaattcaaataaaatgaacggtcaaacgttgaacgtgaacagtgcaaaactgtacttattttggaacggagggagtatatttctgAATTGACGCACACTTTCTTTCTTTGGTAAAGGCTCCTACAAGCATAAATTTACAAGATGCACCATagagtttaaaaaaaattcaaaattacacCATGTTTGTTAAAAAGTAGTATCACGTACACGTAGCTGTCTATCGTAGCTAATCACTATCACAACAGCATATAGCCTAATAGCCATATGCATTGCACTGTTCACTGATGTGTCGTGGGCGCGTGTCCCCCTGTTAAGGCAATTAGGCATGGTTCTGAATAGTCATCAACATGGATTGCTAACTATTGATGTTGGATGGCTAACGCCTGAAAGCGTTTGAGTTTGGAATGTACTCGACGCCCTTCAGAGCTGGCCACGGACCCTTTATTACTTTCCAAGTCGTTTGGTGGTTTTCTTTGTCACGATGGCCATCCTCATCCATTGTCAGAATTACCGTGTCCTGCTCTCAGATACTtcctttgtcaaaaaaaaaaaaagataactttTGAGAATGAACctagataattttttttgtctaaagttgttttttttttttgacgaatgGAGTATATCTTTGGTTGCCACTTTCCTGTCAGCAGCTCGTGAGCATCGAAAGCCATGATGCTGTTTGTTGTTCTTTTCCTGATGGTAATAATTGGCAATGCCCATCGAGGACTGTCAGCTCGATCGTGAAAGCGAGCTGGCAGCTAGCGCTGCGCCTGCACATTTACATCACCTGGGAAGTGACAATCTGTAAAGTGGTGGCTGCCGCGAGGACGGAACTGAGCCACTCCCTGTGCTACCGATGCGAGACAAGGAGCCCATCCAGCCGTCGATCGGGTGGTCCaacccctcctccgccgtccgATCCTGCCGCCTCCGGCCGTCCGCCGAGCCGTTGCTGTCCGGCGAGCTGGATGGAGCGTCAACCTTGGAAGCATCCGGCTGCCATTCCGGTCGAGTGGCGCGCAACGCAGCCCCAAACCTGAGGACCGGAAACGATGATCGCGACGCCGacgtcgagcagagcggagaGCACTGTGGGAGAAGCCAGAAATGCAGAGACATTCACACACGGAAAGGGGAGACCAAAGAGGCGGCCCAATCACGCGATGCGACCTGCCTCTATTCGACAACGAGATGTTTGAAGTGACTAAACTcgagagggcggagatggccGGCGCCGATTGGTTCGGCGCCGGAGACATATGCCTGGAAACTCGCCTATACGGAGGAGATCGCCGTGACACCTGTCTTGGTTGACAGAAAAATAGAAAGCAAGAAGCTGTCCAGCTTGCTTGATTTCATGGTAGTTTCACGTAGGATTGGTAAGGAGGGGAAATGGCCAAAAAGCTTGTGGTATCTGGGTTGCAGTTTCGCATATGCCATCTGCTGCAGTATTACAGGATGGTTCGCGTGCATAGCATGGCGGATACGTGAAGGCACGAGCTGACGACCAATTTGGTTGGCTCCGGGAGACTTGCACACGCTGCCGCGGAAACGCAGACGCGGCACACAGCGCAACGGCAACTGCAGCCACAGGTTGGGTTGGCGCCCGAAAGAGGCAGCAGATAGCTCTGGTCTGCTGCCTTTTTTTCGTTTTGCCAGCGAAACGGCCGTTACATTGTTGGGAATCGGCACCAGTGCTCTTTCGTTTTTGTCGTGCCGTGCCAAATAGCCAAGCCAACAAGGCAACAAGCGACGAGCGCGACGACGTCTTCTCTGTGTATGAACaagcggcgaggcgaggcgactaCGTCTTCTCTGTGTATATGATGATGGCCTTGGGCTCTCTGAAATTAATATCGCCGCGTCACTCGTGCGGCTAACCTTGGTCTACGTGCCAAAAGTTGCTGGACCGTACATAGCGAAAAATATCCCTAACTCAAATGATTGAAGTACATGTAAATTTTCTAGGAATGGTCTAATTCCCATAGTAAGAAGTGAGATAAACTCCAAAAAAATGATCGAGAAGTAGTGTTCTTTGTTTTTGAGAGAGAAGTTTACCCTTTCTGAGAGATACATATACCAAATTCAGAAATTATGTATTGTAAATATAGATTAAGATGTATCAAAATTCATATTAGAAAATGTTATTAATATTGGCACATCTTAAAAGTCATAAAATCATTCTTTGAGAAAAGAAGATAACATGGTAAGAGGGACCACCTAAAAATGATAATGCAAACACATTTGAAAGCAAAAGGGGAAATATATTTGTAGTAAATGGGTTTGTCAGTAAAGGAAATGCATAAACATAGCCATTGTTCTCCCTTTTGTGTAGTGGTAATAACTGATTGAGAATAGGAATTCCTTGTTCCGGCCAATAGGGACTTGTATGAACCTATTTGGAGAAACATGTTACTATGAACAGAAAAGGAACGATGTAGGAGTATATCCTAACTAAACAAAACAGCTCACTCATGCATAAATGCATATACATGCAGCCTCCACTGAAACATGTTAATCTCATACTTTGTCCTTTTCAATAGCAATGTTCTATAGAAATAGGATATACTAGCTGGCGGCTAGAAATGACGGAATGTACGACAGAATGGAAAGAGCATggagcaccttttttttttattcaagCATTATTTTTAGGGCATTTTCTTTAGTGGAAGCAACTCCTTATAATTCTGTACCTGCTCCAGACAAACCTGAAGAACATATTCTCCGTGCCCATCTTTAAGTTCCATAACACTCTTTATCACTCTTTGTGCTGAGAGATACGCATGGTTTGATTCTTCCTTTAGAGCATAATACCAACGATATTGGTAGTCTCACTCCTTTCATTattggaaaaaaatttgggtgTGATCTCACCAATTCTTTTCACGGTATATATCAAGCATAAGTATTTCTGAGTCATAGCCTGATGCGATTTGTGGTTGCTTTTTGGTGCCATGGGTTCCATGGTTCTCTCTTTATGCGTTTCCCAGATGTGAATATTGAAAAAGGATATACAGTCTTATTGCCACTTAGTTGTTAGCAAGCTTAATTACAACTTGGCTGAAAGTATAATTGCAACAGATAATATATACCCGGCATGCTGTGTGCTTTGACTTGGACGATGTAAAGTCATGTTCGTTTAGAGGACCTGTCaattttattaataaaattCCTCGGGTCGTTTATTCACCGCCGGTGGCCcggcaaaaaacaaaaaataatatatgccctctctctctctttttttttgcatgagaTTATGCTTTTGGAGAGAAGTGATGCCACAAATAAAAGTGCCAATTTTAACTGCGTATATAGGACATGCAATGGATCGATTAAAGGATGGGTAGAGAGTAGAGACTGGAGACTTTTCTAGCATGTCACACTGTTATCGAGACTTGGTATATGAGAAGAGTCGCAGGGCAAATGCAGTTCATAAAAATGGGATTGTTGTGCCTAAATAGTAATCAGATTTTACTATTTGGGTAAATAGTTAACGTGGTTCTCCAAGTTTTATTTAAGACCTAGTTTGACTTTTAATGTTTTAATCTGCCTATATTAGTacttcaaaattttattttagttcAAAGTTGTCATTGGGCCCACTTAGATGCCACAAGGATAAAcataagggcatgtacaatggtctTTATTAGTGGTATCTCTCTATtgccatgcaagtaaatttgatgacatggaagaaagagaaaggggtatggttgttatgcatgacaatggctcagagtcgactcttagcatttattagagcaaattttgttgcatggtggtaaaagaaaggaaaagagagtaataaaaagtattttgatacattaatggttAGAGACCATATTATCTCTAACTGTTGTAAGATGACTAGTCTCTAGATAACGTAGAGCTCATATCTGACTCTActtttgtacatgccctaataaTCAGTAATAAGGGTGATTAGATTGACTATTCacctttatttattatttaaaaaaacactaATCAGATTTTGTCTATGAGAAAACAGATAGGGCAAATGTCCTACCAGAAGGGATTATGAAAACGACCAAACAAAGTCATTCCGCGTTCGAATATCACCTTGACTGTAAATTCGTTGACAATTTGTCTACGCTGGTTCAAATCCAGCTCGGCCCAAAAATCTAGGGCTTCGTGAATATGagttaaatctattttttttcttccataaaaaagaatatttgatccatagaaataaaagaaataaaggataaaaagaaaaggggaaataTCTTTCTAATCTATATCTCTTTCATTCCTCTCTTACAAACAAAAGACCTTTTCTTATTGGTTATTGAAAGATAATAGCCGTTGATAAACACAGTACTACACCGAAAATGACAGTTTTCAATGATATACATTGACATGGAGACGTCATATTTCTAATTAAGGCACATACTGCAACATATCCATCACGCCTTCCCTGGTAATTGTGACTAAATAGATAGTTTAGTTTGACCACCTATATCTTTTTTAATCATCTCTTTAATTACCATGCATGGGATTTATAAATTTATATGCATTTACCATGTAACATACTTTGGTAAATATAGTATACTTTTAATacttcaaaatttatttataaaacagGAGTGGTCAAACTAATTAAAACAATGCAAAGTCAAGGCTACTAAACTAATACCTCCTCTTTTATAAGCGCACTTTCAAGACTcctaaatgatatattttttcaaaactTTATAAacttataataatatatattaatacttCTATTAGTACGTAAtgaattaagtattaattattttaaaacataataatatgaatttttaaagcaacctTTTTATacaaagtattttttaaaaaaaaaatacaccatttaacagtttggtAAGCTTTCATGTGAAAAACGATGTTCTTTTATTCTCTTTGTTCAACTTAAAACACAACCAAATTactactataaatctggatattTATAGTTAGAAATATTTCTTCAACTGGACGCGTCGGAAgacatcatttttcatccttGCAAGTGCTAACTGCAAGGATGGACTATCCGGCGGTCAGTTGACGACTCGTTCCATACTTTCCATGCGTGTACACTATACGAGTAAATAAAAGTCTACAGTACACTACCGGTCGCCCAGGGAAGGAAGATGAACCCCAGCCGCAAACCAACCAGATGAGATGACCTCTCTACACCGAAACCGAGCGGCCGCACGGCCGAAGCAGCCAGCGAACAAACGAACAACAAACacgcccctcccccgccgccgccgcgtgtaCACCGACCCAACCCAACCCTAAACAAAACGAAACAAACACACCAGAGGCGTGATCCGATCCCGCGCCGCAGCCACGCCACACGCCacacgcctcgcctcgcctgtgCGCGCGCACGACCCAtctcgacgccgacgagcgcGACGCCACCCCACCCGACCCGACCCGACCACGCCCCGGTtcgtcccctctctctctctctctctctctctgttgcgttccaatggcggcggcgatggccctCGCGTCGCGCTCGCGCTCCCGCGAGTGACATGATCCCCCCCCCCTAGCCATCTCTGGGGGAGAATATCCGCGCGCGCCCGCCCGAATcaaccttcctcctccctccctcctcctctccctgccTCCCCTCCTTCAGGCGGtttcccacctccgccgccgccccgaagCTATTGGTTGCTCGCTTTGCTTGAGCGCCAGATCGCCGGATAGGTACGCAGTAACGCCGCAGCAGCATCCTTCTATGTCTATCCCTCGATTTATTTGCTGTGTGCTGATTTtgtcctcctctctttttttttcttgggggGTGTGGGGAAttgatttttgtttgtttgtttgtttcttctGTTCGTTCTTATCCTTTTTTATCGCCCTATTTCTGCGGGAGAAAAAAGGggagccttttcttttctgcggGCTGAACGGCGCCAGATATTCATCGGGGGTGGAATCGGTTGCGATCTTTTGTTCCCCTTGTGCTCGAGGGGAATTTAGCCGGAGCTGGGGTTCCTTTCATTTGCCACGGTGTTGCAATCATCGAAATGTTTTCTTGACTGTGCTTGCATTCAGCTTGTCTCAAGATTTTTTGTTTTGGGGATTTATATCAGGTATTTGTGggcagagttttttttttcagcctttgcatTGTTTGGTGTTCATCTTTTGTGGATCGAAGTGCGATCTTTCACTCTGATCTGAGGTAATCagacaaaaaagagagaaatttgTTGGTTATGTTGGAATTCAATGagtgtttgttgtgtatccttCTGATAAAAgatggagatttttttttcttgaatgtgttcataatcttttttttaaaatttttttgttcTTCAGGAAGAGACTAATcggcgcaaaaaaaaaaagtgaatacCAACTGTTTGATTTGAATCGTGTGATGTACTTCACCCAAATCACCCCAACTTGGTAGCATTTCTCCCAGTCTCCGCACGCATGGCGCCCGCTGCTGCCCCTGCCAGCGTCTCTGCAGGCAGCGCCGAGGCTGATGGAGCCCCTCGCATGGCCAAGTTCCTCTGCAGCTTTGGAGGAAGCATCCTGCCCCGCCCACTTGATGGGCGTCTGCGTTACGTCGGCGGCGAGACCAGGATTGTTATGCTGCCGCGTGATGTATCCTACACTGACCTAGCAGCGCGGATGCGTGAGCTCTATGAGGATGCTGATATCATCAAGTACCAGCAACCTGATGAGGATCTAGATGCCCTGGTCTCGGTTGTTAACGATGACGATGTGGTGAACATGATGGAGGAGTACGACAAGCTCATTGCTGCAGGAGAGGGGTTTACTCGGTTGAGGATTTTCTTGTTCTCACAGCACTTAGACGATGAGGCCGCAGCAGCGGCTGTCCATTACAatggagatgagagagagacagagaggagGTATGTTGATGCACTTAATAGCCTCGGCGATGTTAGAACACCTTCCTCTCCTGTATCCGTGGAGCAGCTCTTTGGTATTGGAGGCAACGAGTCTGGAATTCCTGATATTGCTGGTCTGCGGCATTTGAATGTTCCTCGCCCTTCACATAGCCAAAGGTATGGGGAGATGGATTCTCCTTGGAGCCCTGCATATATCTCTCCAGGGCACTATGGAGTGCATGATCCTCGAGATTTTCCCATTTCACCAAGGTTTCAAGTTGGAGCAGAAGATTTTGATGAGAGGATTCCTGATGACTTTGTAAGGCATTCGCCAAAATATCGGCATTATGAGGTTCATTCACCACAGCATGTGGATAATTTGGTCTGGCTTCCTCCAGGCGCTGTAATTCAGCAAAACGCAGGCTTCCCAGGTAACTTGGGTCGCCCTGGCAATTTCTTGGATGGAAGCAGTATGTATGATCACTGCCGTTCACCATTCCATAAGGGTCAAGGTGATCCTCGATATGTGGATCCTCGTTGGAGGCCTATTCAACATTTTGACCAAACGAGCATGACAAATGAGTATTCTGGTCACCCTACTAATTCATGTCCAGATTGCAACCGCCCTGGTGAGCGTTTTGTATTAAACCAAGATGTTAGACTGGAAAATGGTGTTTATGTCAAAGAGCAGACTGGTGGTCACCCTCCTCCCATGTTTTATAACGAATCGCATTCTCATGATAGAGCTTGGCATGCACATGCAAACCAAAGCCATCAGCGATATGAAGATCCAAGGTTGCATATGCCTGGTAGTGCTAGAGCGATGGAACCATACATTGTTGACAACAGCTCAGTTACATCTCTCAGTCGATCTAGCCATGAAAGTCCGCACTATTTTCATGGCAGTAGTGAGCATGTCAGTGATACATATCATAACCAACAAGTTGGAGTCGGTGGGCCATATGTCCAGACACCAGGATTTGAAGAATCTACAGGTCAGCATTATAGCCACTCTTCAACATATGGTGCAGACCCCTTTTACCAAATGCAGCAGAATCTGCCACCACTTCAATCTTTGAGGAGAAGAGCAAATAGTCCTGTCCATACAGGTTCACCCTATGAATCACCACACCTGCCAATTCCAAATGGCAACTTTGTCAGAAATACAGGTGATGTTAGTCCACGGATTCCAGGTATGCCTGCATATGATAGAATCCCAAACCCATGGCCCTCACCCAATGGAAGCATACCATATCGAGTTGTTGGACATGATATCCCTGCTGTTGTAGAAAACCGGTCAAATCCAAACAGTGGCCAGTATGTTCAGCCTTTATTTGCCCCTGAATCAGTCCAAAATCAACCAGGAGCTCCACTGATGGAGATTCATCCTGAAAGAGCATGCGGTGGATCTGTTCTATCATCACAAGTTGATGGCAGAGTAGCTGCATTACCCCTCACTGATCAGTTGTCCAGGATGGATATCAATCCATTGAAGAAACTTGAAGGTCCAGAGCATGAGAAGTTTACCCGAAATGCGAATGAAACAACTTCTTTGCATGCTATGAATGATCCAAGTGCCTTGACCCACCATATCGGAGTTGTACCTGAAGTTGATCCCAAACAGAGGAAGCCTGTCGAATATGAAACTGTCACAAGTAAAGTGCATGAAGGAGGGGCTACAGCACTGCAGGAATGTGGGGATATTTCAGAGGATAGATTGAATTTCCTTCCAGAGCTGGCTGCATCTGTTAAGAAGGCTGCATTAGAAGATTctgaagagaaagaaaaggctCAACAAGATGCTGGTCCCACTCTTTTGCCGACTTGTGATGAGGAAGGCAATGGAAAGAAGTTGGAGGAGACACCTGCTGGTGTAAGTAATACTTGACCTTTACACATTACTGGCTTAGCTACCTAGTGCTCTTAactaaaatcctttttatgtGCAGAATACTGGTACAGATCAGGATTCTGATGTGCATGGAAGTGGTGAGCAGCAGAAAAGTTCTGGAATTGAGGCTACAACCGCTGAAGCAGAAGCTTTATCAAAAGGACTACAGGTGTTTTTTCTGATCTCTTGATATGTAGTATTGTTTTTAATTCAACATTGTATCCCGCTTATATGCTCTGTTTGGATC of the Oryza sativa Japonica Group chromosome 2, ASM3414082v1 genome contains:
- the LOC4330949 gene encoding uncharacterized protein produces the protein MAPAAAPASVSAGSAEADGAPRMAKFLCSFGGSILPRPLDGRLRYVGGETRIVMLPRDVSYTDLAARMRELYEDADIIKYQQPDEDLDALVSVVNDDDVVNMMEEYDKLIAAGEGFTRLRIFLFSQHLDDEAAAAAVHYNGDERETERRYVDALNSLGDVRTPSSPVSVEQLFGIGGNESGIPDIAGLRHLNVPRPSHSQRYGEMDSPWSPAYISPGHYGVHDPRDFPISPRFQVGAEDFDERIPDDFVRHSPKYRHYEVHSPQHVDNLVWLPPGAVIQQNAGFPGNLGRPGNFLDGSSMYDHCRSPFHKGQGDPRYVDPRWRPIQHFDQTSMTNEYSGHPTNSCPDCNRPGERFVLNQDVRLENGVYVKEQTGGHPPPMFYNESHSHDRAWHAHANQSHQRYEDPRLHMPGSARAMEPYIVDNSSVTSLSRSSHESPHYFHGSSEHVSDTYHNQQVGVGGPYVQTPGFEESTGQHYSHSSTYGADPFYQMQQNLPPLQSLRRRANSPVHTGSPYESPHLPIPNGNFVRNTGDVSPRIPGMPAYDRIPNPWPSPNGSIPYRVVGHDIPAVVENRSNPNSGQYVQPLFAPESVQNQPGAPLMEIHPERACGGSVLSSQVDGRVAALPLTDQLSRMDINPLKKLEGPEHEKFTRNANETTSLHAMNDPSALTHHIGVVPEVDPKQRKPVEYETVTSKVHEGGATALQECGDISEDRLNFLPELAASVKKAALEDSEEKEKAQQDAGPTLLPTCDEEGNGKKLEETPAGNTGTDQDSDVHGSGEQQKSSGIEATTAEAEALSKGLQTIKNDDLEEIRELGSGTYGAVYHGKWRGCDVAIKRIKASCFAGRPSERERLIADFWKEAQILSSLHHPNVVSFYGVVRDGPDGSLATVTEFMINGSLKQFLRKKDRTIDRRKRVILAMDAAFGMEYLHGKNIVHFDLKCENLLVNMRDPQRPICKIGDLGLSKVKQHTLVSGGVRGTLPWMAPELLSGKSNMVSEKIDVYSFGIVMWELLTGEEPYSDMRAAAIIGGIVNNSLRPQIPSWCDPEWKSLMENCWASEPADRPSFTEISQRLRKMAAAMNVK